A portion of the Bubalus kerabau isolate K-KA32 ecotype Philippines breed swamp buffalo chromosome 1, PCC_UOA_SB_1v2, whole genome shotgun sequence genome contains these proteins:
- the LOC129641534 gene encoding olfactory receptor 6C1-like — protein sequence MRNYTEITEFILLGLSDDPQLQVVSFIFLLITYMLSITGNLTIITLTLLDAHLQTPMYFFLRNFSLLEISFTTVSIPKFLATIITGDKTIPFNDCMAQLFFFIFLGVTEFYLLAAMSYDRYIAICKPLHYLTIMNHKVCTLLVLASWLASFLIIFPLVMLFLQLDYCKSNVIDHFSCDYFPLLYLSCSDTKFLEIVGFSCAVFILLFTLALIILSYTYIIRTILRIPSTTQRTKAFSTCSSHMIVISISYGSCIFMYMNPSAKDRVSLSKGVAVLNTSIAPMLNPFIYTLRNQQVKRAFMDTARKTVFFSSE from the coding sequence atgagaaactaCACAGAAATAACAGAGTTTATCCTGCTGGGACTGTCAGATGACCCACAACTTCAGGTTGTGAGCTTTATCTTTCTGCTCATCACCTACATGCTCAGCATCACTGGGAACTTGACCATTATCACCCTGACCCTGCTGGATGCCCACCTCCAAAcccccatgtatttcttcctcaGAAATTTCTCCTTATTAGAAATTTCATTCACAACTGTCAGTATACCCAAGTTCCTGGCCACCATTATTACAGGAGATAAAACCATCCCTTTTAATGATTGTATGGctcagttattttttttcattttcttgggagtCACTGAGTTTTATCTTCTGGCTGCCATGTCCTATGACCGTTACATTGCCATCTGCAAACCGCTGCATTACTTGACCATCATGAATCACAAAGTCTGCACACTGCTTGTCTTGGCCTCTTGGCTGGCTTCATTCTTAATCATATTCCCATTAGTAATGCTCTTCCTACAGCTTGATTACTGTAAGTCCAATGTTATTGACCATTTTAGTTGTGATTATTTCCCTTTATTATACCTTTCTTGTTCAGACACCAAATTTCTAGAGATAGTAGGGTTTTCCTGTGCTGTGTTTATTCTCTTGTTCACTTTAGCATTAATAATTCTGTCCTACACATATATCATCAGAACAATTTTGAGGATCCCTTCTACCACTCAGAGGACAAAGGCCTTTTCCACCTGTTCTTCCCACATGATTGTCATCTCCATCTCTTATGGCAGCTGCATTTTCATGTATATGAATCCATCAGCAAAGGACAGGGTGTCTTTGAGCAAGGGGGTGGCTGTGCTAAACACCTCCATAGCtcccatgctgaacccctttaTCTATACCCTAAGGAATCAGCAAGTCAAGCGAGCCTTCATGGACACAGCAaggaagactgtatttttctcaagtgaatga